In the genome of Candidatus Electrothrix rattekaaiensis, the window AGGTGGCGATAAGATCGGGGAAGGTACAACCCTGAACAACATTGCTGCCATCTATGATGCTCTGGGGAAACCAAGCAAGGCCGTGGAGCAGTACAAACAAGCCTTGGCCATAGCGCAGGAGTTGGGTGATCGGAATCAAGAGGCGGTAACGAGCTGGAACATCGGTCTCACCTATGAAAATATGGGCGACCTTGCCCAAGCCGAGGAATACATTACCCTGGCCGTGGAGATTGCAGAGGCTATCGGCCATCCTGCATTGGAGCAATTCCGCGATGGATTGGCGGATACGCAGGCAAAGCGGCAAGGGGCGTAGGGGGATTATGTAGGGGCACGGCGTGCCGTGCCCTTACCACGGGACGTGGTGGTTTCGCCATGCCGTAGGGGCAATCCCCTGTGATTGCCCGTGGTGTTTTCGGGGAGACACAGGGGTCTCCCCCTACAAGGGGAACGTGATGATTCCGGGCAGTGCGTAGGGGCAGGTTCCCGTGCCTGCCCTTGAATAATTCCGGGTAGGGTTCGGGGTGATACCGCCATTACCGTAGGGGCAATCCCCTGTGATTGCCCGTGGTGTTTTCGGGGAGACACAGGGGTCTCCCCCTACAGGTGGCATGTCGTTGTAGCATCCACCCTGTCGGGATACGATGAACCATGCCCGTCCATCCTCCGGTATGACGAGGCTCATACGCTCCGGTATGACGAGGCTCATACGCTCCGTATGACGAGGCTCATACGCTCCGTATGACGAGGCTCATACGACCCGTATGACGAGGGTCATGTTTCCAGACAAACAATGCCTGACAGAACCGAGCCGGCTTGAGAGGATAAGCTGTCAAGGATGTAGCGATAAAGATACTGAAGGATATTGCATGCAACAGCAGCACAGGACAGGACAGACCTTTCTCCCGACCACACGAAATGAGATGCACCAACTCGGCTGGGACCGCCCGGACATCATCCTGGTCAGCGGCGACGCCTATATCGACTCTCCTTTTATCGGCACCGCCGTGATCGGTCGGGTGCTGGCCGATGCCGGATTCCGGGTCGGGATCATTGCCCAGCCCGACGTGCAGGGTAATGACATCAGCCGCCTCGGTGAACCCCGGCTCTTCTGGGGCGTGAGCGGCGGCTGTGTGGACTCAATGGTGGCCAACCGCACGGCATCCGGGCGCAGGCGCAAAAAGGACGACTACACCCCTGGCGGGGAAAATACCCGCAGACCGGATCGGGCCGTGTTGATCTACGCCAACCTGATCCGCAGCAAATTCAAAAACACCTGCCCCCTTGTCCTGGGCGGCATTGAGGCCAGTCTCCGCCGCATTGCCCATTATGATTACTGGTCCAACAGCGTGCGCCGCTCCATCCTCCTGGATGCCAAGGCGGATTTTCTCCTGTACGGTATGGCCGAGCGGGCCGTGGTTGAGCTGGCTATTGCCCTCAGAGACGGCACTGACCCGCGTACCATTCGCGGCCTCTGTTATCCTGCCTCGGAGCAACCAACAGAATACCTGAAACTGCCCGCCTTTGAAGAGGTCTCCGGCACCGGTATCCAGGCCAAGAAGGCCTTCACCCGGATGTTCCGCCGCTTTTACGAGAATAACGACCCCCTCACCGCTGAGGGCTTGGCCCAGCTCCACGGCACCCGCTGGCTGATCCAGAATCCGCCCCAGCCCCATCTCTCCCCGGCAGAACTGGATCATATCCACAGCCTGGAGTACCAGCTGGATCTCCACCCTTTTCATCAAGAGCAGGGGGATGTGCGGGCCTTGGAGACCATCCGTTTCTCCCTGGCCACCCATCGCGGCTGCTACGGCGAATGTAATTTCTGTGCCATTGCTGTCCACCAGGGGCGCACCCTTGTTCAGCGGAGCAGGAAATCCATTATCAGCGAGGCCAAACGCCTGCTTACCCATCCGTCCTTTAAGGGCAGGATTCACGACGTGGGCGGCCCCACCGCCAATATGTACGGGGTGGAATGCCGCAAGAAGCTCAATAAGGGCTGCTGCCCGGACAAACGCTGTCTTTTCCCGCAGAAGTGTAAGGCCCTGCAAGTAGATCACGGCCAACAACTCGGCCTGCTGGAGGAGTTGCGCCAACTCAAGGGGGTGAAGCAGGTGGTGGTGTCCTCCGGCATCCGCTACGACCTGATCCTGGCCGATAAAAAGAACGGGCTGACCTACCTGCGCCAGGTGGTGCGCCATCATGTTTCCGGCCAGATGAAGGTCGCGCCGGAGCATTGTCAGGATAATGTGCTGGCCTGTATGGGCAAGCCGGGCCGGGAAAGCCTGCTTCGCTTTCGCGATCTTTTTAATAAAATGAGTGCGCAGGAAGGACTCAAGCAGTTCCTGACCTATTACATCATTGCGGCTCATCCCGGCTGCCGTCAGCAGGATATGCAGGCCCTGAAGCATTTCGCCCAAAGGGAGCTGAAGGTTCTGCCCAGGCAGGTGCAGATCTTCACGCCAACCCCCTCAACTTGGTCCACCTTGATGTACTGGACCGGCGAGAATCCCTTTACCGGCCAGCCTTGTTTTGTGGAAAAAGACAATCAGGCTCGGGAGCAGCAAAAGGCCGTACTGACCGGGCCGGTGTTGGGTAACCGCAAGGGACAGGGGCAGAATCGTACCTTTGCTCCAAAGAATGGGCAAAAGGCAGGGGCAGTACCAAGAAAAAAGGGTAAGTTCACTCCCCGGAAGCGGAAGGGCTGAGTCATGAAAAGAAGGGCTACGCCTTCCTGAGACCCTGCTGTTTTCTTGTCCTGGTCCCCGAAATACGGTACACTGTTGCCTTTACTCCTTGCAGGAGTAATAGGGAGACGAAAGAGCTTAAAACCACTTCATCACAAAGGGAAGATTATGGATAATAAGGAAATAGATCAACTCGTCACCGGTATGGCGGAAAAAGGACGGGTAGCAGCCCGCAAGCTGGCAGCCCTGTCCACCTCGGTTAAGAACGATATCCTGCTGGCCACGGCAGAACAGCTCAAGGCTGAGCGGGAGTTCATCCGCACGGAAAATGAGAAAGACTTGGCTGCCGGGCGAGAGAAAGGACTGTCTCCGGCCATGCTGGATCGCCTGGAACTCAGTGACAAGGTCATTGCCTCCATGATTCAGGGTCTGGAAGAGATCGCGGCCCTGCCTGATCCGGTGGGTGAGGTGGATGATATGAAGCGTCGCCCCAGCGGAATTACGGTCGGGCGGATGCGGGTGCCTCTGGGTGTTGTGGGCATGATCTATGAATCCCGGCCCAATGTAACTATTGATGCGGCGGCCCTTTGCCTGAAAGCGGGTAACGGGGTTTTGCTCCGGGGCGGGTCCGAGGCTATCCATTCCAACCTAGCCCTGGCTGGCTTGCTGCAAAAGGTGCTGGAAGCCCATGCCGTGCCCAAGGAGGCGGTGCAGGTTATCCCGGTGACGGATCGCTACGGGGTCAATGCCATGCTGGCTCAGGAGGCCTTTGTCGACGTGATCATCCCCAGGGGCGGTGAAGGGCTGATCCGTTTTGTCACGGAGAACTCCAGCATTCCGGTGCTCAAGCATTATAAGGGGGTCTGTCATCTCTATATTGATGAGAGCGGCGACATTGCTACCGGTGTTCGTATCGCCATGAACGGCAAGACCCAACGGCCCGGCGTCTGCAATGCCTTAGAAGGAATGTTGGTGCATAAGGCCATTGCTGATCGCTTCCTGCCAGCAGCGGCCAAGGAGCTGATTGCCGCCGGAGTTGAGTTGCTGGGTTGCGAACAGAGCTGCGCTTTAGTGCCTGAGATCAAGCCTGCTGCGGATGCAGATTGGGGCACAGAGTTTCTGGACCTGAAAATGGTGGTCAAGGTGGTCGAGGATATGGATGCTGCTATGGCCTATATTGCGCAACACGGTTCCCAGCATACCGAGGTCATTGTGACCGAGTCCTATGCCAACAGTCAACGCTTTCTCCGGGAGGTAGATGCCTCGGCAGTGATGATCAACGCCTCCACCCGCTTTAACGATGGCGGCCAGTTCGGCCTTGGCGCGGAGATCGGCATCTCCACCACCAAACTTCATGCCTACGGCCCTATGGGGCTGGAAGAGTTGACCACGAAGAAATTCATAGTCTACGGCCAAGGAGAGGTTCGGCAATAAGAGGTGAGGAGGTGGGGCATACGGATACGGACGGCGCAACAAGGAACGCAAGGATCGCAAGGATAGGTCTGTTCGGGGGCACCTTTGATCCGGTGCATAAGGGGCATCTGGCTATTGCCCGCCAAGCCTCTGAGGAGGCCCGGCTGGATCAGGTGCTCTTTATTCCAGCGGCTGATCCCCCCCATAAAAAAACACCCGGTGCCTCGTATCGGCATCGGGTAGCCATGCTGGAAACTGCCTTTAACAGAGCGCCTGTTGACAGAGCACTTGTTGACCAAGAACGCTTTGCCATCTCTCTGTTGGAAGCAGAACTCCCTTTTCCCTCCTATACCGTTGACACCCTGGTTGAGCTGAAAAAACGACTCCTCTATCCGAGATGTTATTTCATTATCGGTGCTGATTCCCTGCTGGATTTGCACCGCTGGTACCAATATCAGAGACTGCTCAGGCTGACCCATTTCATTGTTCTTTCTCGCCCTGGGATTTCGCTTGCTGCCATGCAGAGTGCTGTCCAACGCCTGCCCGGTTCCTTTCTTCCTGATACGTCATCTGGTCAACAAAAACGCTGGCGCAGCTCTAACGGGGCTGAAATCCTTTTGCTGGTCAACCGGCTGAAAAAGGATATTTCCTCCACCATGATTCGGGCGGAGCTGCGGCAGGGCAGGGTGCCTGAAAGTATGGATAGCCTAGAAAGCCGAGTGCGGGAATATATTGCGCGGGAGGGGCTGTATGAGGCGGAATATGCTACTTTGTCCCGATAGATGGGGATCTCCAGGTGTACACGGCTGTGACCGCATAATTCCAGACCGAACTGACGCCTATCCCTGCTAAAGCGGAGAGCATCCAGTTGGTCTGTTGTTGAAAGAGCAATGAGGCAATGCCGACATTTGCTCCCGCCCCAATCCCGCAAACGAGGATGAAAGAAAACCAGCCAGTGAGCAGCTTCCAGCCCTTGAGCTGGACATCGTTATAGGTAAAAAAATTATTCAGGAGATAATTGGTGGTCATGGCCACTAAGGTGGCTACGGTCTGTCCAAGCATAAAGGAGGAGCCAGTTATGCGGAACACCAGCAGAAGCACCAAGAAATGAACCAATAGGCCAATTCCTCCTACGAGAGTAAAGGCGACAAAACGAACCGGAACCAGATGGCCTATCCATTTGTCGAGCAGCAACATCCCGAACTCAAGCAGAGCCCGATTGTCTAGCTTACTCTCCCCTGCGTGGCGTTCTTTAAAGGTATAAGGCAGCTCCTGGAAACGCATGGGCGTTGAGGATGAGGCAAAGAGATCCAGCAGGATTTTAAAACCCACACCGGACAACCTGCGTACCCGTTGCATCAGAGCCTCCCGCCGGATCATGAAAAATCCGCTCATGGGATCGCTCAGCTCTGTTTGGGTAAAATAACGGCTGATACGGGTAGCAAAACGACTGTAGGCTGCTCTTTTTGCATCCCAGCCACCAATGCCACCACCGTCTGCGTAGCGGCTACCCACCACAATGTCAAGCTGCTGACTGCGCAAAGCGGTGAGCATGTCAGGAAGCAAGGTTTCATCATGCTGGAGATCAGCATCCAATACAGCAAGATAGGGCGCAGAGGAAGAAAGCATTCCTTCTACGCAGGCAGAAGTGAGCCCACGCCGTCCAATGCGGTGAATGAGGCGGACCCTTGGGTCTTGAAAGGCTATATCGCCGACCTTTTGACTTGTTTTGTCCGGCGAGTCATCATCTACAAAAATGACCTCCCAGCAAATACCCTGAAGCGTCTCGGCAAGGCGGCGGATGAGTTCCTCCACATTGTCAACTTCATTATAGCAGGGAACCACGACAGAGAGCAACGGAGCAGCGGCGGAAACGGAATCTTTGTTGTTCATAAACGATCCACCCCCGGAGGGGGGGGTGGTTTTCTACGACGAAATAAAAAAGTAAGTTAGAAGACAGCCTCTTCCCGTGCTTGATTTTTAAACCAAGCATGCCAGCGGGTTTCCATAGTATCCTTACTTTCCTTGCGGGTTAGGTTACAGCTCCGTGTCGCGCACTGCTTGGGCTTCCTCTCATATCGACAGGCGTTTCCTTGAAAACAGTCTCCTTGAGAACAGTCTTGCTGCGGGCTGCGAATCTCACCACAGCGATGCATCATACCTTGTGGATAATGAACGCCGCATGTTCTGCACTGCACCATGCCGCAGCGGTGTTCAGCATCTCGCGGGTTTATCTGGCCACATCTTTTGCATTGTACCTTGTTGCAGTAATGCTCTACACCTTTTGGGTAGCGGGAACCACAGACTTTGCACTGAATCGTGGTGATCTGCTCTGTTTTTTTGGTACATGTTATCTCGCACTGGTAATTCTTCTGATGCACTACTTTTTTGTCACATCTTGGTTTGTACCTGCAAGACGTATTATATTTGTCGCATTTGTTGCATTTGCCGCAGCGAGTAGGGCAAGGTTGGTGATGCTGGCTGCACTGTGGCTTTTGGCATTGGGAACAGGTGCTGTGGCGAAGTGGGGGCTTTTTTTCGTAACAGTCATAAGAAAAAGCCGTGCCTGCTGTTAATAAAATTGAGACAAAAAAACTTACCGCAAAAAAAGATTTCATACTTCCTCCCGTATTTAAAATGGTTCTTTGAAAGTCTTAGTTATGAGAGATACCCTAATTTTCCTGTGATAACAACAAAAAAAGACAGTGCCTTATGCCTTGATGGAGTAAAATTTGTCAATCATTCGTTTATGATTGAGTGCGACACTGCAATCACGCAGCAGTAATCCGGTCATTTCTTTTTCCGGGATAGGTGGGCTGAAGAGGAATCCTTGCCCTTCGTGGCATTGATTTTTTTGCAAGAAGAAAAGGTGCTCCTCGGTTTCTATTCCCTCGGCAATAACCCTGAAACGCAAATTCTGGGCAATGGCGATAATACCCAGCGTGATGGCAGCGTCGGTATTATTGGTGGTCACATTGGTAATAAAAGAACGATCAATTTTAATTTTGTCTACCTGGAGATGTTGCAGATAGCTCAGCGATGAATATCCGGTCCCAAAATCATCAATAGCCAGCTTTATCCCTTCTGCACGGAGCTTATTGATCAAATCAACCGTGAAATCCATGTTTTCAATAAGCACGCCCTCTGTGAATTCAACCTCCAATGCCTCAGGTGGAAAACCGGTACTTTCTATACAGCTCATGATCTGATAAAACAGGTCGCGACGACGGAGCAGGCGTCCTGAAATATTCACTGCCATGATGAATTTTCTAAAGCCCATATCCCGCCATTTCTTGCCCTGGAGACAGGCTTGGCGAACAAGATCAATGCCTAATTTTTCAATAAGCCCAGTGCTCTCGGCAATAGGGATAAAGGCGGCCGGTGATATAAGCCCTTTTACCGGATGAATCCAGCGGGCCAAGGCCTCCATTCCGCAGATAGAGCCATCAAGTAAATTGATTTGCGGCTGATAAAAGTTGATCAAGGCATCATCTGCCACAGCCTGACGGAGATCATTTTCTAAGTAGAGGCTCTGCGCAGCCTGTATTTTCATG includes:
- a CDS encoding YgiQ family radical SAM protein, encoding MQQQHRTGQTFLPTTRNEMHQLGWDRPDIILVSGDAYIDSPFIGTAVIGRVLADAGFRVGIIAQPDVQGNDISRLGEPRLFWGVSGGCVDSMVANRTASGRRRKKDDYTPGGENTRRPDRAVLIYANLIRSKFKNTCPLVLGGIEASLRRIAHYDYWSNSVRRSILLDAKADFLLYGMAERAVVELAIALRDGTDPRTIRGLCYPASEQPTEYLKLPAFEEVSGTGIQAKKAFTRMFRRFYENNDPLTAEGLAQLHGTRWLIQNPPQPHLSPAELDHIHSLEYQLDLHPFHQEQGDVRALETIRFSLATHRGCYGECNFCAIAVHQGRTLVQRSRKSIISEAKRLLTHPSFKGRIHDVGGPTANMYGVECRKKLNKGCCPDKRCLFPQKCKALQVDHGQQLGLLEELRQLKGVKQVVVSSGIRYDLILADKKNGLTYLRQVVRHHVSGQMKVAPEHCQDNVLACMGKPGRESLLRFRDLFNKMSAQEGLKQFLTYYIIAAHPGCRQQDMQALKHFAQRELKVLPRQVQIFTPTPSTWSTLMYWTGENPFTGQPCFVEKDNQAREQQKAVLTGPVLGNRKGQGQNRTFAPKNGQKAGAVPRKKGKFTPRKRKG
- a CDS encoding glutamate-5-semialdehyde dehydrogenase — encoded protein: MDNKEIDQLVTGMAEKGRVAARKLAALSTSVKNDILLATAEQLKAEREFIRTENEKDLAAGREKGLSPAMLDRLELSDKVIASMIQGLEEIAALPDPVGEVDDMKRRPSGITVGRMRVPLGVVGMIYESRPNVTIDAAALCLKAGNGVLLRGGSEAIHSNLALAGLLQKVLEAHAVPKEAVQVIPVTDRYGVNAMLAQEAFVDVIIPRGGEGLIRFVTENSSIPVLKHYKGVCHLYIDESGDIATGVRIAMNGKTQRPGVCNALEGMLVHKAIADRFLPAAAKELIAAGVELLGCEQSCALVPEIKPAADADWGTEFLDLKMVVKVVEDMDAAMAYIAQHGSQHTEVIVTESYANSQRFLREVDASAVMINASTRFNDGGQFGLGAEIGISTTKLHAYGPMGLEELTTKKFIVYGQGEVRQ
- the nadD gene encoding nicotinate (nicotinamide) nucleotide adenylyltransferase; translation: MGHTDTDGATRNARIARIGLFGGTFDPVHKGHLAIARQASEEARLDQVLFIPAADPPHKKTPGASYRHRVAMLETAFNRAPVDRALVDQERFAISLLEAELPFPSYTVDTLVELKKRLLYPRCYFIIGADSLLDLHRWYQYQRLLRLTHFIVLSRPGISLAAMQSAVQRLPGSFLPDTSSGQQKRWRSSNGAEILLLVNRLKKDISSTMIRAELRQGRVPESMDSLESRVREYIAREGLYEAEYATLSR
- a CDS encoding glycosyltransferase family 2 protein → MNNKDSVSAAAPLLSVVVPCYNEVDNVEELIRRLAETLQGICWEVIFVDDDSPDKTSQKVGDIAFQDPRVRLIHRIGRRGLTSACVEGMLSSSAPYLAVLDADLQHDETLLPDMLTALRSQQLDIVVGSRYADGGGIGGWDAKRAAYSRFATRISRYFTQTELSDPMSGFFMIRREALMQRVRRLSGVGFKILLDLFASSSTPMRFQELPYTFKERHAGESKLDNRALLEFGMLLLDKWIGHLVPVRFVAFTLVGGIGLLVHFLVLLLVFRITGSSFMLGQTVATLVAMTTNYLLNNFFTYNDVQLKGWKLLTGWFSFILVCGIGAGANVGIASLLFQQQTNWMLSALAGIGVSSVWNYAVTAVYTWRSPSIGTK